The genomic region TATTTACGAATAAATAtctctttatttatttgcatatatgaatacttgtcctgcatatgtgtggtttgcctgtgtgtgtgttatatctggttgtgtgtccacgtgttctgcaccaaggaccggagaacacggtTTCATTGCGTTGCACTGGTTTGCAGTCGAACGACGCAGGTGATGGGATTGTCGCACCTGACACTGGACGGGAAGGGACTTTGAACAGATTCTGCCGTTTGTTAATGATTTATTGAGAATAAAGACTATCTGTCAATCAGCAGATGACCACACCTAGCAGACCACTCAATCTGGGAGATCCCGCCCCGATTGACGTCACAGGGCAGGACCCGCCTTTGGGAGGACTGGCTCCGCCCCTGGGAGGACTGGCCCCGCCCCTGGTTAATGAGTTCTCAGAATTCGGATTCAATGTATCAATTTCAGCTGCAACGTCATTGCCGGGTCGTACCACGTGATGGTCCAGCCCAAGCAGCGGGATGCCCGGGGGGTTGATCCAGCAGCCAGTGACACCAGGACAAGCGCTGCTCCCCCGGACTCGGGACCACCGGCCAGACCACCGCTGTATACATTCTGGCTGTCCCCAACGCAGCTGTCACGGAGCCCGCAGCCCGGCACAGCCACTGTCCCATCtgcatcctggagcctccacccCTCGGCCTGCCGCGATGGTTCGGCCCTTCGCTCAAATTCGCGGAATTGTCGAGAGGCGGTTCTGAGAAGCGGCGGTTCCTGGAAGGAGCGGCCAGGTGACCAGGAGGGGGCCGGGACGGGGACGGGAGGGGGTCGGGGCAAGACGAGGGAGTCGGGACGGGACGGAGCAGGACGAGGGAGTCGGGACCGAGCAGGACGAGGGAGTCGGGATGGAGGGAGAACTAGAAGGAGTCGGGGCAATACCGAGCGGGTCGAggaggggggacagggagggcgaCGGGACCGGGAGGTGACCGGGACCGAGGGCATGGAGGAGAGGGCCGGTACagagtgatcgggactgggggaATAAACCGGGCCGGGGGAAGGGGGCAGGTGATGGGGTCGGGAGCCGGTGGACTGGCAGAAGGACCGGGACGCGGAGAGCTGGAATTGGGGGCGGCAGCAGGGGGAGGTCGGGGCGGAGGGGGGAACGGCGGAGCGAGAGGGACAGGGACTCGGCGGAGGAGGACGGGCGGGTCCGGGGTGACAGCGTTACTGACCGGGCAGAGGCTGACAAGggcacggggggtggggggggaagaggccgATGTGGATCGACGGTCCCTCGGGCTCCTCTTTCCGACTTACCGGGTCAGAGGCCGAGTTCCGGCTGCTTCCCGGGACGTGGAGTCGGCAGCTCAGCGCAGGCTGGTGCTGGGGAAGAGGCCTGTGATTCCCCGGGGCCGATGTCTGGGGCTTCCGTTCAAAGCCAGGAGCTGGTGCGGCCGCCGCGGGACGGGCTTCAGGCCGCTGCCGGAGTCCGGGACCAGCGGACGAGCTCCGGCGGGGAATGTCTGCCCTCTTGTGGTCGCCGCTCCGTCCCCGCGCCCTTCGGCCCGTCATGTCCCTGTCTGCGCCGGGCTCTGCCGCCGGCCGCGGCCGTTCGGAAATTTCTGCGGTGGCTGCTCGGCCGTGGCGGCGCGACCAGGAACCGGTCGGACGTGGGCTGGCGGCGGCAGCTGGGGAACCCTGAAGCCGGTTGACGTCCCCACTCTGGTCTGTTCAAGGCCCGGTCTGGGTCCCTCCTGCTGCTGAAGTCCCCCCCGACCCCTGGGCTGGACGTAACGACCAGGCGACTCAGCTCCTCGACATTCCCCGTATTTGTgggattcatttttttaaaatcacaaacaCATTTAATGTTCCGTTCTTTGCAAAAATTCGAAGCCCACCTCTCCTTCTCGAATTGGGCTGGTCCCCGCAGGTCCGATCCCACAGTCTCTTCACTGCCCCTCTCCAATGAGCCTGAATCCAGCCACCGTGGCTGGTTTCAACCCCTCTCGCTCCGGATCTTGCAGATTCCTCTCGATCCACAGAGTTCGAGCCCTTCGTCCTGGAAACATTATAACGAGTCTCTTCCACCCGTTCGGAATTAAAGTGGGCAAAACACGAGCTGCTTTCCAACTTCGGCCCGGGATATTGTAGGGATTTGTCCTTCACTTTCCATCATTCCCTCTCTTCAACGTTGCCTTTTAAAACCCAAATGCAACTTCCCATCGATCCTCGACAGGTCCATTTGGGGAGGTTCTGCACGTTTTAATGTTGGGGAAGACCCTGCGCATCCTCCTCGGCCACTGGAATGTGGCACTTTATCCGATGTCTTTCAGAAATCCCTTTCTGCCACATTCGCAGTGCAGGAGGCCATTCGACCCGTTGCTTCCGTGATGTTTCTGCAAGCTGCCTTTTAAACTGCAGGTGATTCTGTTCCCCGAGTAGAAGGTGCCCGACGACCACTTGCTGCATTGGATTAAAATCCTTGCTCTGCACATTTCTACCGATCCATTAAGTTTGTTGGCCAGTTCCTGGCGCGACGCGGGTTAGTTCCCCATCGGGCGGCTCCTGCCTGGTGTGAAGCCCCGTCATCCGGCGATGACTGGACGGAGGTTATGGGCCAAGTTCCCGGCCGCCGGCGTCTGGGTGGCCGGGTCACGGCCGCTCCCTTCACGCCCAACGAGCAATTGGGGCTGGGGATGGAGGACAAGCGGCCCCCGCCCGGGTGGTGGATGAACTCGCTCTCCCTTCTGGCGCCGACCCGTTCATTCCTCGGCGCTGCCACCCACGTGGAGCGCGCTCCTGGCGTCTCATCGGCCCATCAGAAAGGGTTTTCACTTGTCCCCGAGTCCAGGTTCGATTCAGACCCGGACCCTGGTTTCGGTCCCTGGATCCAACTTGTAACGTATTCCTGTCCCGAGGTCGCCACCTGGCGTCCGCTGTGGGTATCGTGACCCGGGACCGCCATCTGGCGTCCGCTGCGGGTATTGTGATCCGGGACCGCCACCTGGCGTCCGCTGCGGGTATTGTGACCCTGGACCGCCACCTGCCGCCCGTTGCGGGTATCGTCGTGACCCGGGACCGCCCCCTGCTGCCCGCTGCGGGTATTGCCGGGGCCGCCATCCCTGGCTGTGGCCTCCTCCACTAGGGAAAACCAAATTCCCTGGCCCAGTTTCAGTGATGTCAGCTCTTTCTAAAGTCCAGGCTGCTGGATCTCACCTCCATCACACAGGGTTCAGGCTGATGACCTTTGCTGCATCTGTTCAGTTGTATTTACAGATTGATAATGTTGCTGCCCTCGAGGTTTCCCCAAAGCCTCTTGAATAATGAAAGGAAGTGTATCTGTGTCACACGGTTTCCGGCAGTAAAGTCCAACACTGCTCCTTCTGTAGCTGAGCACACGGTTCTGATATCCCAGGATACCTGGGTGCCTCTGAACACCGACTCCTTGAGGCTTTGCCATTGACCTGTCCAGTCTACAATTCCCTGAAACCTCTCTGTATCCTTCCCTCAATGCCGGCTGCCTCCCAGATTTCTGTCTGCTGTGCAGATTGTGCTTTCCTTCTTGGTCTTGTCTttgatgtaaattgtgaacagttgggtTGCGAGCACCAATCTCTGTCCTAATCCTTCCGTTCATCAATCCATGCCGGTACGTTACTAGCCCCTTTCCCTCAATTGAGCTAACTTTAATGGGGGACCTTAGTCATCATGTTTTGCATGACAGGAGTGATTGTCCAGTGTTGTGAACTAATAACCCCTTATTATTAGTTCTAACAAATGAAGagtaatggaaaattcaccagataaTGGGAAATTCAAAATGATAAAATTTCCtacttatctctaaatttaaccccactatgcaatTGTAAATGTGTGTTGGTAttaaagtccaaaaccattacagtttaaacttgattctgaaaaaTAATCACTTTTATAAGTCCAGTTTCAAAAGTCTTGTTGACTCCAGGATCCTTTTAATTGcacttcagaagtaattatgaagcacttttaaacattatatcttcagatctctttaaacttgcATCTCTTGATCTCTCTTTCAGAGAGAATATTCTTTGaataatacaagtcctgtctttccaggaggtcaagTTTTCTTCTTAAGAGTCACAGAGTTTCCTTCCACGATGAGACTGCGCTCTTTATTTTTCAAAAGAGCAGAAGGAAAGTGGTTTCCCTTTTGGAATCCATTTAGTTCTGTATTCCCCTTTTATCAGGAGTAACTCATAACAGCAACCTATTCTGGTCACTGTAATTTAACCGTGTATTTCACAAGGTTCCGACTCCCATGTGTGTCACAGGGTCTTGACTTCTGAACCGATCCAGAAATGCCtaaatttgataatatatttctccaaattatgtgacatttacatcatcaatgaggtcaACCTCAATTCTTGGAAATCATGTGCTGGAATCCTTAACAGTTTTAGTCTCATTTCTGCAAAgaccactccatatccataatctctgacctcatctctgttccaagaggCTTGATGCCAGAAAGTCGAATaaacctgtttttgtttaaattgACGGCCTCCCTCACCATTTCTTGAATACttcaatttttaataaagcaaactctCCATTGTTCTTAAATAATTAAGAATTGAACTTCAATTCCAATAGCTCTGTCTTTCTAGATGCTGCTACTCCGAAAGATTACCTCtcttgtatgggtgtgtgtaaccATGGAccagcccacaattccctcactaGAAATCCTCTTAACCCTATAACTTTCTTCACTAAGACATCTTTAGATGAATATAAATTATATTAATATTAACGCAGATCCATTACACTACCTGAGTCAGTCCCTTTGCCTGTGCTTGGCCCACGACCCTTTCAGCTGTTGCCGATCCACACACCTGTTATCTGTTGGTGCGCCCAATTTTATCTTCAAAATTCCTTAGCCGCCCAGTTAATGAATGAATAATTTTGTTTGAAGTGACAGCTGAAGGAGGAATTGCAACTTTCTGTGGGCCTTGTAGTGGCAACCTTGGAGAAGATGGAGGGCCTCAGTGCAGCCCTTGGAGAATCCACTCTGGCCCATCTCCTACCCTAAACGGATGTTTGCAGGGATGGGGTTAGAGCAATACTGCTCTGCCCTGTGTCTGCGGAACAACATCCAGGCTGAGAAACATTTCCAGAACTTGTggcctgtatctctttccagatgGTGCAGTCTAATGGGGAGGGCCTCGAGCTCCTGACGATGACAGGCTGTGCTGCCGATCTGAGTCACTCTGAATACAATGTTCACGGAAATGTAAACACGATAACATTAGCAGAACTGAGAGAATTTCTCAGAGATGAGAAATGCAGAAAGATTAAATCAGATTGTCTGCCTGCCTTCCAGAAACTGAAAGTACTTACAGCACAAATTTTTTGTTCGGGGTGGGGGTGCTGGATGAGGAGTCAGTGAATCACTGGGTTTCATGAATCTGTTGTCCCAATTCTATGGTCATCAGGTGTGTGGTAACCACTGGGGGAGTGAGGAGAGGCAGTAGGCTGAGCTGACCATAGGTAGAACTGTGCAGGAGGTCCGGGCCCCGGAGTGAGTGTGGCCGTGCCCGTGTGGACACGTGGCCTGATTTTCAATGGATGGGATGTGACTCAGGACCTATGTTCCACCTGCTTTTCATagtcagattcaggaacagttcgATCGAGTCGGGTTCTGTTCCCTCCGAGGGAGTTTAATTTCAAAGTGAGATTCCTGATTTCAAACtgcaagtggtttttaaaaaaaaaaagccccaacagtgaatcatttttttcaatttcctTTTCTCCTTTCAGATTTCACAACTGGGGGACTGGTGTTTGAATGGGTAAGCagatgattgaactttaaattgtatttgtcatacttcTGTTATTATCTACAGAAACCCAGTACAAAATGTCCTGGCGACGGGCGATTTTGCAGCAATGGTGATGTGGGGTTTGCTTGGATGAAGTGGAAAGTAATGATTGTCTGAAACCTGGGATGTGGTGCAAGGGCCCTTGAGTTTCACTCTGAGATCATGTTGGGGATGGGTGATGTTCTGTTCGGGGCTGGAGATGAGTAGAGTGGGACaaggagcatctgtggagagatgaTGTTCCAGGGCTGACACCTGCTGAAGGGCCACGTTCTTTCTGCATTCAGGCTGTGGCAGTGATTCGAGGGGCTGAGCTTCACTGTTGTTGCATGGGCATCAGTCTCTGTGTTTGTCTTGCAGGCACAATGACCTCAGTATCAGACAGCTGCATCCAGTTCACCAGACATGCTGGTGACGTTCTCTTCAATCTGAACCGCCTTCGATCCCGGGACATTCTCACTGACGTGACCATCCTGGTGGATCGTCAGAAGTTTCAAGCGCACAAAACTGTGCTCATGGCGTGCAGGTTAGACACCAGCGCGGTGGCGCCATTGCAGGTCAGGCCCCGGGGCGATTGCACTACCGCAGATTGGGCATGAAAGCCTCCAAACCAATGAAGGTTGGGGAAGCTGCCACCCACATTTGCAAAGGGTTGTGGCCCGGTCTCATGGTTCAGTCAGCACCATGGCTCCACGATCGATGGTTCACTCAGGGGCGCCTCACAGCTCGTTTGGCCGGGGCTGACCCTGTTACATCCCGATGCCCTGCGTGGTAGTGGGTTGACGTGGCTGCAGGTTATCCAAGTGTGTGAGGTTCTGAGTGGCAGGGTGTGGATGAAGAGCAGGTTCCCAACTGGGGGGGCTGACACCTACTGCCAGGTGTCAGAGCAGAGAGGCTGCCGCCACTCTGGGTCTGGGTCACCATCCTGTCAGCAAGATATAGACCCTAGGGTCCAGTGCAGGGATGGGAAGTCCTGAGGACAACTCCTCTAGTTTGGTCCAGGCCTTGCATTTAGCCAAACCACTCCATTCCTTATCTCCATCACCAGGGAACTGAGGGATACCCGTGGTCTCTGTTACTGAGGGATACCCGTGGTCTCTGTTACTGAGGGATACCCGTGGTCTCTGTTACTGAGGGATACCCGTGGTCTCTGTTACTGAGGGATACCCGTGGTCTCTGTTACTGAGGGATACCCGTGGTCTCTGTTACTGCTCTTCTGCTCAGCTGGGTTTCCCCTGATAAGGTGCCGTGATTGTGGCAGAAGCCCCCCAGCAGGGACCAGTTGCAGGGTCTGACACCCTGTTTCCTGGTTGCAGTGGCTTATTCTACGTCATCTTCACTGATCGGGTGAAGTTCAGTTTGAACATGGTGACTCTAGACCCTGACGTGGACCCGGAGGGCTTTGGAACTCTTCTGGATTTCATGTACACCTCTCGCCTCTCTCTGAGAGACAGCAACATCATGGCAGTAATGAACACTGCTCTCTACCTGCAGATGGACCACGTGGCAGATACCTGCCGCAGGTACCTGCAGTCCAGGTGAGGCAGCAGGCGGGCTGTGCCCTTGTGTCCGATCGGTGGGACGTGGGGTGGAGGTCAACTCCAGTGAGAGGAGGGAGCCTGGTTGCCGGAGGTGCTTGGGggttgtgtgggggggtggggcgagGGGAACAGATCGAGGAAGGTTGACCTGAGCTGTGGGAACTGGGACAGCAGAGATTAGATGGAGGTGACTGACCAATGAGAGGGGTTTGTGCTTGGGGTGGGAGGGGCGCAGGGATTGGAGGAacgagggggaggggtggtgggaggaGCGTCGTCACATACTGTGTGCTCcaatttgggacaaagacagtttttcctttatttgctcctgtgctccacagttttaaatttgtaattaaacaattcacatgtaattaaagagtagattccagattttattcaaggttatatggacacattttggtttgacattGTAGAAATTACAGCCCTTTTTAAACATGTTTCAGGGCACCACGTTTGGCACATTTGGCTTCACGGGTGCATGTGAGTACTCTggtgtgtttaattgcttcattggtgcaggtagaagggAGCTGGGCTGCTACTAAGCTttagatcacctttggagtctgtagttgtaaTTTTTCAACATGGGGACgagttgtgcccaatgaaagtcaaagaagccgttatgaggctgaaaatcaagaataaaacaataagagacatcGTCGAAACCCTAGGATTACCGAAATCaggagtttggaacatcattcagaagaaactgtACAGAAGTGGGTGTGTCGATGACGACtgaccacagaagacttcatgaacagaaatacagaggctacactgcaagatgcacacCATGAGttcaccacagaaacaggatggctagattacagtttgccaagaagtatttaaaggaacctgcagaattctggaaaaatgtcttgtggacagatgagaacaagattaacctgtatcagagtgatggcaagagcaaagtgtgaggcaaaaggaactgcccaaggtcCAAAGTAAACCACCTCAACGATGAaacctggtggtgggggtgttctgGCCTGGGCCATGTCAGGTTCTGggacacttatcttcattgatgatataaCTGCTGATTGGAAAATGAACACTGTGTAGAGACATCTTCTTGGATCAAGTTGGAGCAAATGCCTCTATACTTATTGGATGGCGCTTCATCCCACAAcaaaacaatgatcccaaacatccCGCTGAACCAACAAAGGAGATTTTCAAAGCTAAattctggaaaattcttgaatggccaagtcagtcacccgatctaaatcccATTGAGCAAGCCTTCcctatgctgaagagaaaacttaagggtcaagcccctgaaacaagcaggagctgaaggtggctgcagtagggggcctggcagagcatcaacagagaagatgctcagcacctgaCAGATGTCAGTCATTGCGTGAAAAGGATATGAAACAAAGTACTAAACGGGACTATTTTAATATACTCACCATTGCTATATCCCAATCAGGGTGCCCTgcaatgaggggactatgtataaaaagtcaaaaccaaaatgtgtacaaataaccttgaataaaatatggagcatgcactttaatcatgtgtgaattgtttgattacaaatttaaaactggaccATAGGGGGGGAAAATAAAGGGataaatgtctttgtcccaaacattatggaagacaCCATAGGTGTAGAACAGCAGAGGGTGACATTAACAGCTCCACTGCTCTCCTGGGGGCATTTGGTGCTGacagggttgggggtggggtggaggggggtgggatctGAAACACGAACGGCAGGAAGTAGCTCAAGGGCAAGGATTAGACGGGCAAGTCTTGATGAGACCGGTACCCCGAACCTTTTGTCAATCCCCACTGACCTGGGTTTGTCAGAGATGACACTGGCAGTTTGACGTTTCCTGCTTCTCGATGCTAATCTTTGTCTTTTCAATTGTAGTGAAGATCTCTGCTCGACCGTCAGTCCGTCTCGACCACAGTTCCTGTCCAGTAACCCCCTGCTA from Narcine bancroftii isolate sNarBan1 chromosome 9, sNarBan1.hap1, whole genome shotgun sequence harbors:
- the LOC138742777 gene encoding uncharacterized protein, which codes for MGSGAGGLAEGPGRGELELGAAAGGGRGGGGNGGARGTGTRRRRTGGSGVTALLTGQRLTRARGVGGEEADVDRRSLGLLFPTYRVRGRVPAASRDVESAAQRRLVLGKRPVIPRGRCLGLPFKARSWCGRRGTGFRPLPESGTSGRAPAGNVCPLVVAAPSPRPSARHVPVCAGLCRRPRPFGNFCGGCSAVAARPGTGRTWAGGGSWGTLKPVDVPTLVHLGRFCTF